Below is a genomic region from Persicimonas caeni.
AGCTCGGCGGCGGGCTGGGCGCCGCCGTGGCAGCCGCCGCAGTTGGCCTCGAGGATGCGCGAGACGCGCCCCGACCAGGTCACGCCTTCGCCCAGCAGGTTCAGGCTCTCGGGGTCCTCGCTGTACGAGCAGTCTTTGTAGTCGATGGGAGAGGTGCCGTCCGGCGGGCTGTCGGCGTTGGCGTCGAGGCCTTCGACGAAGCAGAACAGGGCGAGCATCTCGGGGATCGACAAGGGCTGGTTGGCCAGGGGCATGCGCGAGCCGGGTACCGGCTCGCCGCCCATCGTGCCGCGCAGGCGGCCGATGAGGTAGCTCTCGTCGGGCTTGCCCGGCTCGAGCAGCGTGGCGGGCTTGGCCTCACGGGCGCCGTAGGTGCCGTTTCGGTTGGTGTCGCCCTGCACGATGCCCACCGACATCAGCTCGTTGATCGTGTCGACCTGGTAGTTGCGCACCTCAGCCATCAGGTGGCGCCCGTCATCCAAGATCCACCAGCGGGTGCGGAAGTTGGCGAAGACCAGGTCTTTGACCTTGCCGTCGGCGTCGACGAACGTGCGGATAAATTGGCCGGTCGAGTACGTTTCGTTGCGGTCGATGTTGACCGGGTCGTGCAGGTAGATGTGCAGGCCGGGTGACTCGGCGTCGGGCATATTCTCGTCGCCGTAGTCTTGCTCTTCTTCGCCCGGGATATACTCGAGCCAGCCAATCTCGATTTCGTTGAAATCGTGGTCGGACAACTTGAAGCGGTCGCCGGGGCGTTCGCAGCGGTCGTAGACCGACTCCCATTCGCCGGGCTGGACGTTGCAGGGGGCGCCGATGGTGCTGAAGAAGTTCGCCGGGGTGCGCAGATCCGGATACTCCTTCTGGTTGTGGCAGACCCCGCCGTTGGGCGTGCATGTGCGGTAGATGACCTTTCGGTGCAGGTCCAGGCCTGTGCGAAAGCGCTGCTGGGCTTCGAGCACCAGGTCGTTGTCACCGGTATAGGGGTCGACCGCCTCTCCCTCGTCGGAGCTGGGGCGGTTAGGCTCGAACTTGATGGTCGAGCCCAGGACCTCCTCTTCGGTCGGCTCGTCGCCGCAACCCGCCAAGAGCGACAAGGCGACGAGGAAGAGTGCTACTCGCAAATTGTGGGTCGTCTTCGTCATATGCGTTCGTACTTCAGATAATGAAGGCCTCGGTTTTAGCAAGGCCTTCTATTTGGGCAGTTAAGGACTTGGGGGCTGCGAATCGTCACACACGCTCATCTCGCAACCCCAAAATCCTTAATTGCTTAAATAGCAGGCGCCGCGCATCTGCAGGGCCACCTCTTCTGCCAAATTTGCTTCAACAGCAGGCGCCGCGCATCTGCAGGGCCACCTCTTCCGCCTCAAGCAAACAAATCTTCGAAGGGCTCGTCGGCCGGGAAGAACTCTTGGTGGTCGCAGCCGAGCACGTCCATCATGGTCTTCATGACCGAGCGGTACGAGTAGACCTTGCCGGTGGCTTTGAGGTCGGCCGGCCGGGTCTGGCCAAAGCTGCGACCGCCGTTGCCTGCGTTTTCGATGATCCCGCCCATAAACGGCATCGACATCCAGCGGGTGGCCAAGTCGCCGCCGTGGTCGCTGCCGCGCGCGCTGTTGAATTTGCTGCCACGCGCGGTGCGGCCGAACTCGCTGCCCATGACCACGAGCGTGTGGTCCCAGTAGGTGCCGCCATCAGGGTGCTCCATCATCTTGAGGGCGACCGGAAGCCCGCTGATGATCTGGTTGAGCTCGTCGATGCGCCGCGGCAGGCCGTTTTCTTCGCCGGAGTGGTAGTCGTAGCCGCCCTGGTTCATGTAGACGGCGGCGCTGCCGAAGTGGAACAGACGAAGCGCCAGGCGCACCCGGCGCCCGGCACGTCCGTCGCCGAAGATCGTCTCCAACTCGCGGTTGCTGATGCCGTCGATCTTCTCGTCGGAGTTGTTGCGGATTTTGAGGGCTTCGCTGTTGAAGACCTCGCTGTACTGCTTGGTGGCGTCGCGCGTCTGCATGTACGCCTCGATGGGCGTCTTATCGGTCTCGTGGACCTTGTCGCGGAAGCGCTCGTCAGCCTTGTCGGACATCTGCTGGGCCCACTCGGGCAGGGTGGAGGCGGCGTCGAAGCCGAAGCTGTCGAACCCGTCGCCACGCAGCACCGGCGGGCGGTAGCCGGCGTACTCGCCGGTGCCCACGGCCATGCCGGAGTCGTCGAGCGAGAAGGCCGGCAGCACCACGTTGCCCTCGGCGCGCGCTTGTTCGTAGCGCTGGCGAAGGCCGTAGTTGATCATGGTGAAGACGCTGGTGCCCGTGCCCACATAGCCTTTTTGAAAACGCTCGAGCCCTGTGCCGTGGTTGCCATCGGCGCGTCCGGCAAACGGCTCGTGGTCGACGCATGGGATCACCGCGATCTGGTTGGAGATCTCGTGGACGGGCTTCATGCCCATGTCCCGGCGCTGCTGGCCGCGCTCGCCGTCGAGGTAGCCCGACCGGGTGAGCAGCTCGCCCACGCCCCATTCGGTGCCGTCGGCGGTGGTGCTCGCCGAGCCGAACGGGTTGAACTTGGCGCCTACCTCGGCATTGAACGCCACCGGAAAGCGAAAGCCGCCGGCGAGCCGGATGTAGAGCAGGTGCTTGACGGTGTTGAACGCCGAGGTCGACGCGATTGCGTCATTGGGCGTCCAGATGGTCGGCATCGCTAACCCCGCGGCCGCGGCCACACCCAGTCCCTTGAGGAACGTGCGTCGGTCGGTGCCTTTTTTGGGTTGGGAGTCCGGGGAGCACTGGGCGTAGCGATCTCTTTTGGTATCGTCGCTCATCTTTTGCGTACCATCAGGTTCTTAGTTCTTGGTTCTTGTCCTCGAACCAAACTTAATAAAACAGCATCTCCGAGCTGCTCAGCAGCGCGAAACACGCCGGACGGGCGAATTCCTCGGCTGTGCACACCTGCCGCGAGCAGGCTTCGCCGTGGTCGCGGGCGTCGTCGAGCTCGCTGCCCGAGGCGCTGCGGCTGAAGAACTTCTTGGTCTGATAGCCCACGATCTTGGCGGCGAGCTCGCGGTCGACGGCCACATCGGGGTCGATGTCGGGCGGCAATAGCATCGAGGCGTCGACGCCGTCGAGATCGCCGTCGAACGACGGGTTGCAGATGCGGTTGACGAAGTTGAGCTGCTGGGCCGTCGTCAAGATGCTCACGATGCGGAAGCGTCCGCCGACGTCGTTTCGGGGGCAGCCGCCCAGCGCTTGGGCCAGCGAGCGGTAGCCGTCGTCGATGTCCCCGTCGTCTTCCAGCGGCCAGCGCGAATTCTTGAGCAGCGCGATGGTGCCCAGCCTGTCGGAGCGCTCCAGATCGCGCGTCTCGGGGATGCGATGGTCGCAATCGCCCAACTCGTAGCCGGTGGTGTGCTCGATGGTGTCGAGCCAAGTCTCGGCGTGCACTTGCTTGAGCGGGCCCCAGGTCCAGCGAAAACGGGTGTCGGTTTGTCCCTGCGCTGACTGCAGGTAGGCGGCCGAGGTGGCCACCGCGAAGTGGACGCTGCGGATGTCGGCGTCGTGCTCGAGCAGGTGGCTGACGAGCTCGTTTCGCACCTCCGGCGCCATCCGGCCCAGGTCATAGCCCAGGTATTGCTCGAGGACGTCGTCGACGGCCTTCTCCCAGAACTCACTCTGGCCGGCCAAAATCTTGCCCGGCAGCTGCAGCTTCTCCCACTCGTGGTCTTTGAGAAGCCCGCTCCACATGACCTCGCCGTCTTCTTCGGCGCGCATGTCGGGTTTGAGGATAAGCTCGTTGTAGCCCCAGAGGACGCTCGTGCACGCGCCTTTGGTCTCGGAATTGACCTCGCCCTCGTCGGTGACGCATTCGTACTCGATGAACGCGTCGGGCAGGCGCTCGCCCAGGTGGGGGTGGTCGTAGTAGCCGTTGTGCCACAGGTTGTAGAGCCGTGCCAAATCGCTGCGCTCGCTTCCCAGCGGCGGGCGGCCCATCAGGAGCCAGAAGAGCGCCTCGGCGCGGTCTCCGGCGGTAGCATACCGACGCGTGAGCACCGGGTGGGCGCTGACGACGGCGGCAAATTGGTCGTAGGGGACCTCGCCGCGGTAGAGCTTTCCGACGAGATCGTCGGCGTCGAAGATACGCACCACGCTGACCGCCTCGTTGTTGTACAGGAGGCGATCGGCCCAGAAGCGCTGGTTGAGCTCGACGAATTCGTCGCGGCTCATCAGGTCGTTGACGACCTCCGCCCAGGGGCGGTCCTTGCAGACGCTGGCGACCTCTTGCTCGGTGGGGAAGCGCCCGATCATGTCGGCGAAGAGGCGTCGGCACGCCTCGGCCGTCTGGACCGGGCGAGGCTCGAGGCCGACGCCCCACAGGCTAGGACACAACCCGCGGTTGACCGGGTTTTGCAGGTCCAAGCTGTTGCAGTAGTCGAGACAGTCTTCCCCGCAGTCGGGAAGCGAGGCGTCGTCGGGTGGGTCGACCTGACGTGTCTGTGGCATGGACTGGTCGACGCCGGCAAACGGTCCGGTGTTGAGCGGACCGTCGTTGCCGACCATCTGCCCCGGTCCTTTGCCAGGATTGATGGGGTCGAAATCGCTCGGCTCTTGCTGACAGCCGCTGGCGACCCAAAGCGCGATAAGACACACCGCCATGGGTTTGACGATGTGAAGCCGGTGACCTGTCCCGGCCGTTGGCCCGGTGAGGCGGAACATGGATGGGCTCCCGAAAAAAGAGCATGAGTTTTGCGTTGCTTGAACTGTTGGCCTCATCTTAGCGGCAGCTGCATGGGCGGTCAATTACACCGCCCGATGCGGTCGTGCCTCGCGCTTTGCTCGGGCCGATGCGGTTCGACGCGCAACTTTGTGAAAAACCATAAATCTCGTATGATGCACGAGGTTGTGCCCATTTCGTGTGTCTGAGGTTTCGATGTCTCGCAGCAAGTCGTTTCTGATCCTGGTGGCGCTCAGTCTGGTCGCCTCGTCGACCGGCGCATGCACGTTCCTCGTCGACGTCGACGAGTGCGCCTCCGAGTCCGACTGTGTCTCCAACTACGGGCGCGGCTGGACGTGCGGCGGCGAGAACCTGTGTGAACGTCGTGAGATCGTCGACGAGCTCGACCAGGGGCCGTGTGACGGAAGCGCCGGGCCGGTCGAGGATCCGAATACCTTCAATATCGGCGTGCTCTTGCCGCTGAGCGGCGAGGAGGGCGGCGACGGCACCGCGATGCTCGACGCCATCAAGCTCGCCCAGGCGAACTTCAATGATCTCGCAGGTGTCGACAACCGCCAGATCGGGCTGGTCATCTGCGACACCGAGGGCAAAGACGCGGTGGCCCTCGAAGGGGCCGACCACTTGGTCAACGACGCCGGCATCGAGGCCATCATCGGCCCGAATTTCTCGAGCCAGACCGTCGACGTGGCCACCCAGTACGCCATTCCGAACGATGTGCTGCTGGTGTCGCCGTCGGCCACGGCCGTGCCGATCTCGGATCTCGACGACAAGAACTTGGTCTGGCGGACCACGCCGAGCGACGCGCTGCAGGCCCACGCCATGGGCCTTCTTGTGTCGGACGTGCTCGATGGGCTCGCCGCCGACGATCCCGACGTGGTCAAGTTGGCGATCCTCGCTCGCCAAGATGACGTGTACGCCCAAGGGCTGCGCGAGAGCCTCGTGCAGTACCTGCCCGACGAGGTGATCAACGGCGGCGAGCATCGCCTGCAGATCCTCAACTACCAGAACACCAGCGCAGGGCAGGGTAGCGACTATTCAGGAGTCGTCGCCGAAGTGACGACCAAGTCGGTCAAGCCCGACGTGGTCGTCATCCTCGGGTTCGCCGAGGCGTGGCAGATCTCCCGGCAACTCGACTCCGAGTTGGACGCCGACACCATCTACATCTTTGCCGACGCCGGCCGCGTGGCCGAAGAGGCCAACGACGCCGCCTCCGATCCCCTCGAAGGCCGCGTGATGGGCACCGCGCCGGGCTCGGCGAGCAGCTCGAGCTATGTGCCCTGGCAGAGCTTCAAGTCCGCCTACCAGGCGACCTACCAGCAAAACCCCGCCGACAT
It encodes:
- a CDS encoding c-type cytochrome domain-containing protein gives rise to the protein MTKTTHNLRVALFLVALSLLAGCGDEPTEEEVLGSTIKFEPNRPSSDEGEAVDPYTGDNDLVLEAQQRFRTGLDLHRKVIYRTCTPNGGVCHNQKEYPDLRTPANFFSTIGAPCNVQPGEWESVYDRCERPGDRFKLSDHDFNEIEIGWLEYIPGEEEQDYGDENMPDAESPGLHIYLHDPVNIDRNETYSTGQFIRTFVDADGKVKDLVFANFRTRWWILDDGRHLMAEVRNYQVDTINELMSVGIVQGDTNRNGTYGAREAKPATLLEPGKPDESYLIGRLRGTMGGEPVPGSRMPLANQPLSIPEMLALFCFVEGLDANADSPPDGTSPIDYKDCSYSEDPESLNLLGEGVTWSGRVSRILEANCGGCHGGAQPAAELNLTDDEAYTTLLGASQQQPDLNLVEPGSPEESYLWLKITDDESITGSAMPIDPLNGTRTLTQAELDDIRTWIENGAMDE
- a CDS encoding DUF1501 domain-containing protein yields the protein MSDDTKRDRYAQCSPDSQPKKGTDRRTFLKGLGVAAAAGLAMPTIWTPNDAIASTSAFNTVKHLLYIRLAGGFRFPVAFNAEVGAKFNPFGSASTTADGTEWGVGELLTRSGYLDGERGQQRRDMGMKPVHEISNQIAVIPCVDHEPFAGRADGNHGTGLERFQKGYVGTGTSVFTMINYGLRQRYEQARAEGNVVLPAFSLDDSGMAVGTGEYAGYRPPVLRGDGFDSFGFDAASTLPEWAQQMSDKADERFRDKVHETDKTPIEAYMQTRDATKQYSEVFNSEALKIRNNSDEKIDGISNRELETIFGDGRAGRRVRLALRLFHFGSAAVYMNQGGYDYHSGEENGLPRRIDELNQIISGLPVALKMMEHPDGGTYWDHTLVVMGSEFGRTARGSKFNSARGSDHGGDLATRWMSMPFMGGIIENAGNGGRSFGQTRPADLKATGKVYSYRSVMKTMMDVLGCDHQEFFPADEPFEDLFA
- a CDS encoding DUF1549 domain-containing protein is translated as MFRLTGPTAGTGHRLHIVKPMAVCLIALWVASGCQQEPSDFDPINPGKGPGQMVGNDGPLNTGPFAGVDQSMPQTRQVDPPDDASLPDCGEDCLDYCNSLDLQNPVNRGLCPSLWGVGLEPRPVQTAEACRRLFADMIGRFPTEQEVASVCKDRPWAEVVNDLMSRDEFVELNQRFWADRLLYNNEAVSVVRIFDADDLVGKLYRGEVPYDQFAAVVSAHPVLTRRYATAGDRAEALFWLLMGRPPLGSERSDLARLYNLWHNGYYDHPHLGERLPDAFIEYECVTDEGEVNSETKGACTSVLWGYNELILKPDMRAEEDGEVMWSGLLKDHEWEKLQLPGKILAGQSEFWEKAVDDVLEQYLGYDLGRMAPEVRNELVSHLLEHDADIRSVHFAVATSAAYLQSAQGQTDTRFRWTWGPLKQVHAETWLDTIEHTTGYELGDCDHRIPETRDLERSDRLGTIALLKNSRWPLEDDGDIDDGYRSLAQALGGCPRNDVGGRFRIVSILTTAQQLNFVNRICNPSFDGDLDGVDASMLLPPDIDPDVAVDRELAAKIVGYQTKKFFSRSASGSELDDARDHGEACSRQVCTAEEFARPACFALLSSSEMLFY
- a CDS encoding ABC transporter substrate-binding protein gives rise to the protein MSRSKSFLILVALSLVASSTGACTFLVDVDECASESDCVSNYGRGWTCGGENLCERREIVDELDQGPCDGSAGPVEDPNTFNIGVLLPLSGEEGGDGTAMLDAIKLAQANFNDLAGVDNRQIGLVICDTEGKDAVALEGADHLVNDAGIEAIIGPNFSSQTVDVATQYAIPNDVLLVSPSATAVPISDLDDKNLVWRTTPSDALQAHAMGLLVSDVLDGLAADDPDVVKLAILARQDDVYAQGLRESLVQYLPDEVINGGEHRLQILNYQNTSAGQGSDYSGVVAEVTTKSVKPDVVVILGFAEAWQISRQLDSELDADTIYIFADAGRVAEEANDAASDPLEGRVMGTAPGSASSSSYVPWQSFKSAYQATYQQNPADIQYVANAYDALYAIGLAAAGSGFTGPELAQGMAKLSDGETINATQSDLSRGLTTRAGGSSIDLQGASGELDWNDNGDPTVGEVSFWCLRNRAVPDQGVLYDRQGNFTNVGCAEDSCEVDTDCPESHVCGSNGTCDPSN